A genomic segment from Candidatus Dormiibacterota bacterium encodes:
- a CDS encoding winged helix-turn-helix domain-containing protein translates to MTRREVSWTPVSPTPAAELLTTAGRIVEDTRVLEQLAEELRAENAALRRDRDGLLALLTTVTRRLPEPRPPRGRPPGPPPPRARPEDPRVSEDVSLNGLILDRAAGRALAGGHVIPLSPREFELLAHLLDRRGRAVSKEALRRAVWPGAGGDDLRTVRVHVSGLRTKLEGFVGLPVRITTVHRVGYRLDVVDEPG, encoded by the coding sequence ATGACGCGGCGTGAGGTTTCGTGGACACCGGTCTCCCCCACCCCGGCGGCGGAGCTGCTGACCACCGCCGGCCGGATCGTCGAGGACACCCGTGTGCTGGAGCAGCTGGCCGAGGAGCTCCGAGCGGAGAACGCCGCACTGCGGAGGGATCGCGACGGCCTTCTCGCTCTCCTCACCACGGTGACCCGGCGGCTGCCGGAGCCGCGTCCGCCCCGGGGGCGGCCTCCCGGCCCTCCCCCGCCGCGAGCCCGGCCGGAGGACCCGCGGGTGTCGGAGGACGTCTCGCTCAACGGCCTCATCCTCGACCGCGCCGCCGGTCGCGCGCTGGCCGGCGGCCATGTGATCCCGCTGTCGCCGCGCGAGTTCGAGCTGCTCGCCCATCTGCTGGATCGCCGTGGTCGCGCGGTGTCGAAGGAGGCACTCCGCCGCGCGGTCTGGCCCGGCGCTGGCGGCGACGATCTGAGGACGGTGCGGGTCCACGTGAGCGGCCTCCGGACGAAGCTGGAGGGCTTCGTCGGGCTGCCGGTCCGCATCACCACCGTCCACCGCGTCGGCTACCGCCTCGACGTCGTCGACGAGCCCGGCTGA
- a CDS encoding DUF899 domain-containing protein: MTLPEVVTRDEWLVARRELLAREKELTRARDALNADRRRLPMVRIDKDYVFDGPEGQASLLDLFDGRRQLIVRHFMFSPSWEDGCQSCSAGADEISPGLLQHLHARDTTMVVVARAPLARIEAYRARRGWTFPWYSSYGSDFNYDFHVTLDESVAPIEYNYKTLVELQQASPPGHVIEQPMEGPGQSCFLRDRDAVFHTYSTYARGTEMVGGSYYYLDQTALGRQEDWEEPKGRVAAARGANPNFST, translated from the coding sequence ATGACCCTCCCCGAGGTCGTGACCCGAGACGAATGGCTGGTCGCGCGCCGCGAGCTCCTCGCCAGGGAGAAGGAGCTCACCCGGGCACGTGACGCGCTGAACGCCGACCGCCGCAGGCTGCCGATGGTCAGGATCGACAAGGACTACGTCTTCGACGGCCCCGAGGGCCAGGCCAGCCTCCTCGACCTGTTCGACGGCCGCCGCCAGCTCATCGTCCGGCACTTCATGTTCTCGCCGAGCTGGGAGGACGGCTGCCAGAGCTGCTCCGCGGGAGCCGACGAGATCTCGCCCGGTCTCCTCCAGCACCTGCACGCCCGCGACACCACGATGGTCGTCGTCGCCCGTGCGCCGCTGGCGAGGATCGAGGCCTACAGGGCGCGCAGGGGCTGGACCTTCCCCTGGTACTCGTCGTATGGCAGCGACTTCAACTACGACTTCCACGTCACCCTGGACGAGTCCGTCGCGCCGATCGAATACAACTACAAGACCCTGGTGGAGCTGCAGCAGGCATCGCCGCCCGGCCACGTCATCGAGCAGCCCATGGAGGGGCCCGGCCAGAGCTGCTTCCTCCGTGACCGCGACGCCGTCTTCCACACCTACTCCACCTACGCCCGCGGGACCGAGATGGTCGGCGGCTCCTACTACTACCTCGACCAGACCGCGCTCGGCCGCCAGGAGGACTGGGAGGAGCCGAAGGGTCGCGTGGCCGCGGCGCGCGGTGCGAACCCCAACTTCTCGACGTGA
- the pstS gene encoding phosphate ABC transporter substrate-binding protein PstS: MTARTPAVVALWAAAALTGCGSGAHPAGGGAGTTSVTTAGNPVSPVTVTETGSTLMLPYLQRVAGPLQHAYSNIALRPSGGGSGRGIADALAGAVDLGGSDAYLSNTQQQANLDVLDLPVVVSAQSIDYNLPSVGDVRLNGDVLARMYRGDVTRWNDAAIAALNPGVALPATTVVPVRRAEPSGDTFIFTQFLANSTDSWRSTPGYGATVGWPAVPGELSARGNAGMVSTCAATPGCVAYVGVSVAQAAAAAGLGEAQLQNRAGNFLRPTHDTVSAALYNAQQLVPEDLRQSLVYASGANSYPIVNYEYLMVRTTQHGGDRAMAIRTLLSWLIDPAGGSSPEQLSPVNFVALPDGVLAKVRAAIPRITAG, translated from the coding sequence ATGACGGCGAGGACACCGGCGGTGGTGGCGCTGTGGGCGGCCGCAGCGCTGACCGGGTGCGGCAGCGGGGCGCATCCGGCTGGGGGTGGCGCGGGCACGACGTCCGTCACCACCGCGGGGAACCCGGTGTCGCCGGTCACCGTCACCGAGACCGGGTCGACGCTGATGCTGCCCTACCTGCAGCGGGTGGCCGGCCCGCTGCAGCACGCCTACTCGAACATCGCGCTTCGACCCTCCGGGGGGGGCTCGGGCAGGGGCATCGCCGACGCCCTCGCCGGCGCCGTCGACCTGGGCGGCTCGGACGCGTACCTGAGCAACACCCAGCAGCAGGCGAACCTCGACGTCCTCGACCTGCCGGTGGTCGTCTCCGCGCAGTCGATCGACTACAACCTGCCGTCGGTCGGCGATGTCAGGCTGAACGGCGACGTCCTGGCGAGGATGTACCGGGGGGACGTCACCCGCTGGAACGACGCCGCGATCGCCGCGCTCAACCCCGGGGTCGCCCTGCCGGCCACCACGGTGGTGCCGGTGCGCCGCGCCGAGCCGTCCGGCGACACGTTCATCTTCACCCAGTTCCTCGCCAACTCCACCGACTCGTGGAGGAGCACGCCCGGGTACGGCGCCACCGTGGGCTGGCCGGCGGTGCCCGGCGAGCTCAGCGCCCGGGGCAACGCGGGCATGGTCTCGACCTGCGCCGCCACCCCCGGCTGTGTCGCCTATGTGGGCGTCAGCGTCGCCCAGGCCGCGGCGGCCGCGGGTCTGGGCGAGGCGCAGCTGCAGAACCGGGCGGGCAACTTCCTGCGGCCCACCCACGACACCGTCAGCGCCGCACTGTACAACGCCCAGCAGCTGGTTCCCGAGGACCTGCGCCAGTCGCTGGTGTACGCCAGCGGCGCCAACTCCTACCCGATCGTGAACTACGAGTACCTGATGGTGAGGACCACCCAGCACGGCGGGGACCGGGCGATGGCGATCCGGACCCTGCTCAGCTGGCTCATCGATCCCGCCGGTGGCAGCTCACCCGAGCAGCTCTCGCCGGTCAACTTCGTCGCCCTCCCCGACGGCGTGCTCGCCAAGGTGCGGGCGGCGATCCCGAGGATCACCGCGGGCTGA